A genome region from Nitrospira sp. includes the following:
- a CDS encoding response regulator, with protein sequence MTLPTTARNRRIIVIDDNRTIHEDFRKILIPAAAPSGLQQARAALFGDTPISPTVEPFDLDFADQGQQGFDRIRSAREIEQPYALAVVDMRMPPGWDGLKTIEHIWEADPEIQVVICTAYSDLSWNQIASRLGVTDRLLILRKPFDSIEVQQIASSLTCKWELGRAARFKVDELAALVDERNRELQAVNQRLEQDVQARTTELQRRNEELQQLVDALREAKAAADNANQAKSRFLAQMSHEIRTPMNGVLGMTELLLATSLTDKQRRFSHTIRESGTALLHVINDILDFSKIEANKLELEQVEFDLAPMVRGLTDLFHEPLQRKGLQWHCEVDKTLPARWCGDAGRVRQILLNLVGNAVKFTERGEIVVSLQRHHDALGQVMMKVSVRDTGIGIPLEAQRKIFDPFAQADGSMTRRFGGTGLGLAIVQRLVEMMGGQLGVESAPGHGSTFWFMLPLKQPSDGLATGDSDGADGSTESGRIVSSSKPSDVPCTARILLAEDDLTNREVLLGMLELCGTSATVVGTGTGVLQALSQSPFDIIFMDCEMPEMDGLTATKAIRERQVTGSDGRPVPIIALTAHALETHRIACLAAGMNDYVTKPVTLEQIANALRRWLPSSTSQAA encoded by the coding sequence ATGACCCTGCCCACGACTGCACGCAATCGGCGCATTATTGTGATCGACGACAATCGAACCATCCATGAGGATTTTCGAAAGATTCTCATTCCTGCCGCAGCCCCGTCTGGCTTACAGCAGGCCAGGGCGGCGCTCTTCGGGGATACGCCCATTTCGCCGACCGTCGAGCCGTTTGACCTCGACTTTGCCGACCAGGGACAACAGGGATTCGACCGGATTCGTAGTGCACGGGAGATCGAACAGCCCTACGCGCTCGCCGTGGTCGACATGCGCATGCCTCCTGGTTGGGACGGCCTGAAGACCATCGAGCATATCTGGGAGGCCGATCCCGAAATCCAAGTCGTCATTTGCACGGCCTATTCGGACCTATCCTGGAATCAGATCGCCTCGCGTCTGGGGGTGACGGATCGATTGTTGATCTTGCGAAAGCCCTTCGATTCGATTGAAGTCCAACAAATTGCCAGTTCGCTCACCTGCAAATGGGAATTGGGGCGCGCGGCCCGGTTTAAGGTCGACGAGCTTGCAGCATTGGTCGATGAGCGTAATCGCGAATTGCAGGCGGTGAATCAGCGACTCGAGCAGGATGTGCAGGCACGGACGACCGAGCTGCAGCGGCGTAATGAGGAATTGCAACAGCTGGTCGATGCGCTCCGGGAGGCGAAGGCGGCGGCCGACAACGCCAACCAGGCGAAGTCCCGATTCCTGGCTCAGATGAGCCATGAAATTCGCACGCCGATGAACGGCGTGCTGGGTATGACAGAACTCCTGCTGGCGACCAGTTTAACCGACAAGCAGCGCCGCTTTTCCCACACGATCCGCGAGTCGGGAACGGCGCTGTTGCACGTGATCAACGACATTCTCGATTTCTCCAAAATTGAGGCCAACAAGTTGGAGCTGGAACAGGTGGAATTTGATCTGGCCCCCATGGTCCGTGGACTCACCGATCTGTTTCACGAGCCGCTGCAGCGAAAAGGACTTCAATGGCACTGTGAGGTCGACAAGACGCTTCCGGCCCGGTGGTGCGGTGACGCAGGGCGCGTCCGTCAGATTTTGCTCAATCTGGTCGGCAACGCCGTGAAGTTTACGGAGCGAGGCGAAATTGTTGTGTCACTTCAGCGGCACCACGACGCCCTCGGACAGGTGATGATGAAGGTGTCCGTGCGTGATACCGGCATCGGCATTCCGCTTGAGGCCCAAAGGAAAATCTTCGACCCGTTTGCCCAGGCCGATGGGTCCATGACTCGCCGGTTCGGCGGAACTGGATTGGGGCTCGCGATCGTACAGCGCCTGGTTGAGATGATGGGGGGGCAACTCGGCGTGGAGAGCGCACCCGGCCACGGATCGACCTTCTGGTTCATGCTCCCCTTGAAGCAGCCGTCAGATGGGCTCGCGACAGGTGACAGCGATGGGGCTGATGGCTCGACGGAATCCGGCCGGATCGTGTCGTCTTCGAAGCCGTCGGATGTCCCTTGTACGGCGCGAATTCTTCTGGCTGAAGATGATCTGACGAATCGCGAGGTGTTGCTTGGTATGCTGGAGTTGTGCGGAACCTCCGCTACCGTCGTGGGGACAGGAACCGGCGTGTTGCAGGCCCTCAGTCAGTCGCCGTTCGACATCATTTTTATGGATTGTGAGATGCCTGAGATGGACGGCTTAACAGCCACCAAGGCGATTCGTGAGCGGCAAGTGACCGGGTCGGATGGCAGGCCTGTCCCTATCATCGCCTTGACCGCGCATGCGCTTGAAACGCATCGCATCGCCTGTCTGGCTGCCGGAATGAACGACTATGTCACGAAACCCGTGACGCTCGAACAGATTGCCAACGCCCTTCGACGGTGGCTCCCCTCGAGTACCTCACAAGCGGCGTAA
- a CDS encoding ATP-binding protein: protein MNRVSPLLFLSFCLVSLTVGALFAGEALVGLAPDEAKHVFESRKALCENLAVQYSVLVSSRQIPAIETAMHALVERNADILSTALLGTDGQPIAVAGDHAQHWVQPEGDRSTLRHIQVPIYKADAHWGTLQLSFRTSYSSWIEQLFMAPWPRFVAAVAAIGFVGYLVLLKRTLRHLDPSLVIPSRVKSALDSLTDGVVMLDHSGLIVLTNDTFCRSTEQRLSSLLGKPLSRLEWIQEQGPLPLVAKGYPWERAQKTKVPEQGTRLGLLNNDRQLQMFSVTSTPIFDDQGGVRGVVASFHDVTEVDRAHKQLQEAIGELEQSRTKVVTQNQMLEQTNETLQTEIERRKRVQDEREELNKRLIETSRLVGMADVASAVLHNVGNVLNSVNVSVDVVMKTLKQAPIGDVALVASMLRAHSHDLPQFLSLDPRGQQIPEYLSMLAEAVNQNASLVEQELGGLSRNIDHIRQVVSRQVDLARPGGVVREAVHFQDLMEQALEINRSALQSCGCEIREEYAKGIDGVTDRHQVIQVLVNLISNAKNAMAVYDGPVRRLTLRLRADPDRAGFVRFEVTDTGVGISQEHASRLFTQGFTTRPDGHGLGLHSAALVAKQLGGSLQGHSDGEGLGATFTFDIPLQSVEVSA, encoded by the coding sequence ATGAATCGGGTGTCGCCGCTCCTTTTTCTCAGCTTCTGCCTCGTCTCGTTGACCGTCGGCGCCCTGTTTGCCGGGGAGGCGCTTGTAGGGTTGGCGCCGGATGAAGCCAAACACGTCTTCGAGTCCCGTAAGGCGCTCTGTGAAAATCTGGCCGTACAGTATTCGGTGCTGGTTTCTTCCCGCCAGATTCCTGCGATTGAGACGGCGATGCATGCGCTGGTCGAACGGAATGCCGATATCTTGTCTACGGCACTGCTGGGGACCGATGGTCAACCGATTGCCGTCGCCGGTGATCACGCGCAGCATTGGGTTCAGCCGGAGGGGGATCGTTCAACGCTGCGCCACATTCAAGTCCCGATCTATAAGGCCGATGCTCATTGGGGCACTCTTCAGCTCTCTTTCCGCACCTCCTACTCATCCTGGATCGAGCAACTGTTCATGGCGCCGTGGCCGAGATTTGTGGCTGCTGTCGCCGCGATCGGTTTTGTCGGGTATCTCGTGCTGTTGAAGCGCACGTTGCGTCATTTGGACCCATCGCTGGTCATTCCTTCTCGTGTCAAATCGGCGCTCGATAGTCTGACCGATGGGGTGGTGATGTTGGATCATTCCGGGTTGATCGTGCTGACCAACGACACATTCTGCCGATCGACGGAGCAACGCCTGTCCTCGCTCCTGGGAAAGCCGTTATCACGCCTTGAATGGATTCAGGAGCAGGGGCCGCTGCCGTTGGTCGCTAAGGGGTATCCTTGGGAACGCGCACAGAAGACGAAGGTACCCGAGCAGGGCACTCGTCTCGGATTGTTGAACAACGACAGACAGTTACAGATGTTCTCCGTGACCAGCACGCCGATATTCGATGATCAGGGAGGAGTACGAGGGGTGGTGGCTTCGTTCCACGACGTGACGGAAGTCGATCGCGCGCACAAGCAGCTGCAGGAGGCGATCGGGGAGCTCGAACAATCCCGCACGAAAGTGGTCACACAGAATCAGATGCTGGAGCAGACAAATGAGACGCTGCAGACTGAAATTGAGCGTCGGAAACGTGTGCAGGACGAGCGGGAGGAGTTGAACAAGCGGTTGATCGAGACGTCGCGTTTGGTGGGAATGGCTGACGTGGCGTCCGCCGTCTTGCACAATGTGGGGAATGTGCTCAATAGCGTGAATGTCTCAGTCGATGTGGTCATGAAAACATTGAAGCAAGCCCCGATCGGCGACGTGGCCCTGGTTGCGTCCATGTTGCGGGCACACAGTCATGATTTGCCTCAGTTCCTTTCCCTGGACCCTCGCGGGCAACAGATTCCAGAGTATCTCTCCATGCTGGCGGAAGCCGTCAATCAGAATGCGTCGCTCGTCGAACAGGAACTGGGCGGCCTCAGCCGTAATATCGATCACATTCGACAGGTCGTCTCCCGCCAAGTGGATCTTGCTCGTCCAGGCGGGGTCGTTCGCGAGGCGGTGCATTTCCAGGATTTGATGGAGCAAGCATTGGAGATCAACCGGTCGGCGCTCCAGAGCTGCGGGTGCGAGATCCGTGAAGAGTATGCGAAAGGGATCGATGGGGTGACGGATCGGCATCAGGTCATTCAAGTGCTGGTGAATTTGATTAGCAATGCCAAGAATGCCATGGCCGTGTACGATGGACCGGTGCGCCGGCTCACACTCCGTCTGAGAGCGGACCCGGATCGTGCCGGATTTGTCCGCTTTGAGGTGACCGATACCGGGGTTGGGATTTCACAGGAACATGCGTCCCGCCTGTTTACCCAGGGATTTACGACCAGGCCGGACGGACATGGTCTGGGGTTACATAGTGCCGCATTGGTGGCCAAGCAGTTGGGTGGTTCCCTTCAAGGTCACAGTGATGGCGAAGGTTTGGGTGCGACGTTTACATTCGATATTCCTCTTCAATCGGTGGAGGTTTCGGCATGA
- a CDS encoding cadherin-like domain-containing protein: MRILNYNQRPTITNLSGDSLSYNEGAGAVVIEQGANALVADADSANFDTGTLTISIPSGGDSAEDVLSIRNQGTGAGQIGVSGSNVTYGGVTIGTFTGGSNGSNLVITLNSSADATTVTALVKNITYENTDAASPTTGARTVRYVLTDGDGATSANYDATVTVTAVNDAPVLALGATNLLTNGSFESGATGWTGNTGVEVNNLLGQYGVPAPPDGTYFVEVEGSNTPGAPSYIEQTFTTVVGQTYVVSLSAITRTDVNVQDRGAFSINGVEIGQFTTGTSWKDYAVSFTATSTSSTLQITSLGSLSGGAPLTSDGGGLVIDHVQVVTVQTAAAYTEGGSPVVLAGTARVFDAELSALDTFNGATLTLARNGGAAAEDVFSGSGTLSLTSGNVIVSGTTIGTYTNSGGTLQLTLNASATNTLVNSAMQQIAYSNSSDAPPASAQINWTFSDGNSGSQGSGGALTATGSTIVTITAINDAPTITSNGGGATASVSVAETEAAVTTVTSTDVDGGTAVYSILSAGSGGAADAAQFSIDSSTGALAFSLAPDFEAPTDSNGDNVYEVTVQVADGNGGFATQLIRVSVLDVANTLTVSTTADTNDSGITAGTPAHTVEWLNAHQGADGLISLREAIIAANNTPGLNVIGFGIAGTGTHTILVTAALPTITDAVVIDATTDDSVAANGNRPAIALDGGHSVAGSGLVLSASADGSTIRGLIIRGFNSHGIQIEAGSSGNTIAGNYIGSLDFNGANAGAGAQNLGEGIAVFGDNNIIGGVTAADRNIISGNAYAGISVSGEAADGNQILGNYIGLDAAGTGAIGNRSGIWVSGGADATLIGGTTAAHRNVIAVTVNEGIGIVDTGTNDTIVQGNYIGTDATGTAAMGTGRSAVTAAGGTGTVIGGDTVGAGNVIANSAADGVRVYNTGTSASILGNAIYNNAQEGIDVRNDGVSLNDGALLAGEPNLMMDFPVFTESSVSGSTLTVAGYIGVNPLGDTDFAGARVEMFLSSNDGAYGEGQVFLGFLTADANGRFSGTLTLTTAVQVGDHLTATATSTTNQTSEFCANVAVIAGNGAPVNTVSGAQSVAEDTTLALSGISVADVAGNLSTVQLAVGNGRLDVTLSGGATISAGGNGTNTLTLSGSQAAINATLASLNYQGTLNFTGSDTLTMTSTDSNAATDMDTVAITVTAVNDAPTDLVLSANTVAENAANGTVVGTVTGTDPDTGDTKTYSFTDNAGGRFAINSSTGEITVADGSLLNYEATTSHGVTVRVTDSGNLTYDETFTINLTNVNEAPLGADTTVTITEDTSHTLTTANFGFSDVDAGDSLSAVRVDTLPGAGSLTLSGVAVTAGQVVIVADITAGNLVFAPAADANGTGYASLTFSVRDANNAYDSTPNTLTIDVTAVNDAPTIVINNGSTVAEGGTDTITGAELAASDVDNSDSQLAFSVGTGPAHGRIELTTAPGLSATSFTQADIVANRLVYVHDGSETLSDSFTFALSDGAGGSVGATTVTLTIAPVNDAPTITSGGGGATASINVAENVTGITMVVGADVDLPAQALTYGISGGIDQALFTIDATTGALSFVAPRNFEVATDANGDNVYVVQVRVTDTQGGAVTQTIQVTVTDVAEGLPPAPVAPVLPPSLIPMPPPSVVTPAPQTQALPASQGSQESMSALKAPTRGIPTEQRFIAERAGVKSSMTAPRTDDGSGGDERLKGRLVSRPDEGETQNPFVIMPVELVASDDPAGPEPPLSISEVLMTKLDEVARSLQEAAGVEQEQQAFVAHVTAVTGMTLSVGFVAWAIRSGSLLASCLTTIPAWRTFDPLPVVSLSRRERARWWEHTDASMQAEDVEFEGLQDLFDAPPSPASPSDPSKESGSSGTGGV; the protein is encoded by the coding sequence ATGCGAATATTAAATTATAACCAACGACCCACCATCACGAATCTAAGTGGTGACAGTCTAAGTTATAACGAAGGTGCCGGGGCGGTGGTGATCGAGCAAGGGGCCAATGCCCTGGTGGCCGATGCGGATAGTGCCAATTTTGATACGGGCACGCTGACCATCTCCATTCCCTCCGGCGGGGACAGCGCCGAAGATGTGCTCAGCATCCGGAACCAGGGGACGGGGGCCGGGCAGATCGGCGTGAGCGGGTCGAACGTCACCTACGGCGGCGTGACGATCGGGACCTTCACCGGTGGCAGTAACGGCAGCAACCTCGTCATCACCCTGAATAGCAGTGCCGATGCGACGACGGTTACGGCGCTCGTCAAGAACATCACCTATGAAAATACGGATGCGGCGTCACCCACTACCGGGGCTCGCACTGTTCGTTATGTGCTCACCGATGGAGACGGCGCTACCAGCGCCAATTACGACGCCACCGTGACGGTCACCGCCGTCAACGACGCGCCGGTGTTGGCCCTGGGTGCCACCAATCTGCTGACGAACGGCTCGTTTGAAAGCGGGGCGACCGGCTGGACCGGGAATACTGGCGTGGAAGTTAATAACCTACTAGGACAATACGGGGTTCCGGCTCCCCCTGACGGAACGTACTTCGTTGAGGTAGAAGGCTCTAATACGCCGGGTGCCCCGAGTTATATCGAACAAACCTTCACCACCGTCGTGGGGCAGACCTATGTGGTCAGCCTCTCTGCAATTACGCGGACGGATGTCAATGTGCAGGATCGTGGCGCGTTCAGTATCAACGGTGTTGAGATCGGCCAGTTCACCACCGGCACGTCCTGGAAAGACTATGCGGTCAGCTTCACGGCGACCTCCACCTCGTCCACCCTGCAGATCACATCCTTGGGCTCGCTCTCAGGGGGCGCACCGCTCACGAGCGATGGTGGAGGCTTAGTCATCGATCACGTACAGGTCGTAACCGTTCAAACGGCGGCGGCATACACCGAAGGGGGATCGCCGGTGGTGCTGGCCGGCACTGCCCGGGTCTTCGATGCGGAACTGAGCGCCCTCGATACGTTCAACGGGGCGACCTTGACGCTGGCGCGGAACGGCGGGGCGGCTGCCGAGGATGTGTTCTCCGGCAGCGGGACGCTCAGTCTCACGAGCGGCAACGTGATCGTGAGCGGGACCACGATCGGCACCTACACCAACAGCGGCGGCACACTCCAGTTGACGTTGAATGCCAGCGCGACGAATACGCTCGTCAACTCGGCGATGCAGCAGATTGCCTATAGCAATAGCAGCGATGCGCCTCCGGCCAGCGCGCAAATCAATTGGACCTTCAGCGACGGCAACAGCGGCAGCCAAGGGAGCGGCGGCGCGTTGACGGCGACCGGCAGCACCATTGTCACGATTACGGCCATCAATGATGCGCCGACGATCACGAGCAACGGCGGCGGTGCGACGGCCTCGGTTTCTGTCGCCGAGACGGAAGCAGCTGTCACCACCGTCACGTCGACGGATGTCGACGGCGGGACCGCGGTCTATAGCATCCTGTCCGCCGGGAGCGGCGGTGCGGCTGACGCGGCACAGTTCAGTATCGACAGCAGTACGGGCGCGCTCGCCTTTTCGCTGGCGCCGGATTTTGAAGCTCCGACCGATAGCAACGGGGATAACGTCTACGAGGTAACCGTTCAGGTGGCGGACGGGAACGGCGGATTTGCAACACAGCTTATCCGCGTCTCGGTCTTGGATGTGGCCAATACGCTGACGGTGAGTACCACCGCCGATACCAACGACAGCGGCATCACCGCCGGCACGCCTGCCCACACCGTGGAATGGCTGAATGCTCACCAGGGCGCCGATGGGCTCATCTCGCTTCGCGAAGCCATTATTGCGGCAAACAACACGCCGGGGCTCAATGTGATCGGCTTTGGCATTGCCGGAACCGGTACGCATACGATTCTGGTGACTGCTGCGCTTCCCACCATCACCGATGCGGTGGTGATCGATGCCACCACCGACGACAGTGTGGCCGCTAATGGCAACCGCCCGGCGATTGCGCTCGACGGCGGACATAGTGTCGCGGGCAGCGGCTTGGTGCTCTCGGCCAGCGCCGACGGCAGTACGATTCGAGGCCTGATCATCCGTGGTTTCAACAGTCACGGAATTCAAATTGAGGCGGGGTCCAGCGGGAATACCATCGCCGGTAACTACATCGGCAGCCTGGATTTCAACGGGGCCAACGCCGGCGCTGGCGCACAAAACCTCGGCGAGGGTATTGCGGTCTTTGGGGACAACAATATCATCGGCGGTGTGACGGCGGCCGATCGCAACATAATCTCCGGCAACGCCTACGCGGGCATCAGTGTATCCGGGGAGGCCGCCGACGGGAACCAAATCCTCGGCAACTACATTGGGCTCGACGCGGCCGGCACGGGCGCCATCGGCAACCGCTCGGGCATCTGGGTTTCCGGCGGCGCCGATGCCACCCTCATCGGCGGTACGACGGCCGCGCACCGCAATGTCATCGCAGTCACGGTGAACGAAGGTATTGGGATTGTCGATACCGGGACGAACGACACCATTGTGCAAGGCAACTACATCGGTACTGATGCCACGGGTACCGCCGCCATGGGTACCGGGCGGTCTGCGGTGACCGCCGCAGGCGGCACGGGGACTGTGATTGGCGGCGATACGGTTGGGGCGGGGAACGTCATTGCCAATAGTGCCGCCGACGGAGTGCGCGTGTATAACACGGGTACATCGGCGTCCATCCTCGGCAACGCGATCTACAACAACGCCCAAGAGGGTATCGACGTTCGAAACGACGGCGTCAGCCTCAACGATGGCGCGCTCCTTGCCGGAGAGCCCAATCTCATGATGGATTTCCCCGTCTTCACGGAGTCGAGCGTTTCCGGCTCCACACTGACGGTGGCGGGGTATATCGGAGTCAATCCGCTGGGCGATACGGATTTTGCCGGTGCCCGCGTCGAAATGTTTCTCAGCAGCAATGACGGCGCCTACGGCGAAGGCCAAGTCTTTTTGGGTTTCCTGACGGCCGATGCCAACGGCCGTTTCAGCGGAACCCTGACCCTCACGACGGCGGTGCAGGTGGGCGACCACCTTACGGCGACGGCCACCAGCACGACGAACCAGACGTCGGAGTTCTGCGCCAATGTGGCCGTCATCGCCGGCAACGGCGCGCCGGTGAACACGGTGTCGGGGGCGCAGAGCGTGGCCGAAGATACGACGTTGGCGCTCAGCGGCATCAGCGTGGCCGACGTGGCTGGGAATCTGAGCACGGTGCAGCTCGCGGTGGGGAATGGGCGGCTCGATGTGACGCTCAGCGGCGGCGCGACGATCAGTGCCGGGGGGAACGGCACGAATACCCTCACGCTCAGCGGCAGTCAGGCGGCCATCAATGCGACCCTAGCCAGCCTGAATTATCAAGGGACGCTGAACTTCACCGGCAGCGACACACTCACGATGACGAGTACGGACAGCAACGCCGCGACCGATATGGATACGGTGGCCATCACCGTAACGGCCGTGAACGACGCGCCGACGGATCTGGTGCTGTCGGCGAATACCGTGGCCGAGAATGCCGCGAACGGGACGGTCGTGGGGACCGTGACGGGGACAGATCCCGATACGGGTGATACTAAGACCTACAGCTTCACGGACAACGCCGGAGGCCGTTTTGCGATCAACAGCAGCACCGGCGAGATCACGGTGGCCGACGGCAGTCTACTCAACTATGAAGCGACGACGAGCCATGGCGTCACGGTGCGGGTCACCGATTCCGGAAACCTCACCTACGACGAGACGTTTACGATTAACCTCACCAACGTCAATGAAGCGCCACTGGGCGCCGACACCACGGTCACGATCACCGAAGATACGTCCCACACCCTCACCACGGCCAACTTCGGTTTCAGCGATGTGGATGCGGGCGATAGCCTGAGTGCGGTGCGGGTCGACACGCTCCCCGGAGCCGGTTCGCTTACACTCTCGGGCGTGGCTGTCACGGCGGGCCAGGTGGTCATCGTTGCCGACATTACGGCTGGGAATCTCGTCTTTGCGCCGGCGGCCGATGCCAACGGCACCGGCTACGCGAGTCTGACCTTCTCGGTGCGAGATGCGAATAACGCGTACGATTCGACCCCGAATACTCTCACGATCGATGTCACCGCCGTAAATGATGCGCCGACGATTGTGATTAATAACGGCAGCACCGTGGCCGAAGGAGGCACTGATACCATTACAGGCGCAGAGCTGGCGGCGAGCGATGTCGACAATTCAGACTCGCAGCTGGCGTTCTCTGTCGGCACCGGTCCGGCCCATGGCCGAATAGAGCTGACGACGGCTCCCGGCCTGTCGGCCACGTCCTTCACGCAGGCCGACATCGTGGCGAACCGGTTGGTCTATGTACATGATGGATCGGAAACGCTGAGCGATTCGTTTACGTTTGCCCTCAGCGACGGAGCGGGAGGATCGGTCGGTGCGACGACCGTGACGCTCACGATTGCACCGGTGAACGATGCGCCGACGATCACCAGCGGTGGAGGCGGGGCAACGGCGTCGATTAACGTGGCCGAAAATGTGACCGGGATTACGATGGTGGTCGGCGCCGATGTGGATCTCCCTGCACAGGCCTTGACCTATGGCATCAGCGGCGGCATCGACCAAGCGCTCTTTACGATCGACGCAACCACGGGTGCGCTGAGTTTCGTGGCGCCCCGCAATTTCGAGGTGGCCACTGACGCCAACGGGGACAATGTCTATGTCGTGCAGGTCCGTGTCACCGATACCCAGGGTGGCGCGGTCACGCAAACGATTCAGGTCACGGTTACCGATGTGGCGGAGGGACTGCCTCCCGCCCCTGTAGCTCCTGTGCTTCCCCCGTCGCTCATCCCAATGCCTCCGCCATCGGTGGTCACCCCTGCTCCACAAACTCAAGCTCTGCCGGCATCACAAGGTTCGCAGGAGTCGATGAGTGCTCTGAAGGCTCCCACCAGAGGGATTCCTACGGAGCAGAGGTTTATCGCCGAGCGCGCTGGGGTGAAGTCATCAATGACGGCGCCTCGCACGGATGACGGTTCGGGGGGAGACGAACGTCTCAAGGGTCGGCTGGTCTCTCGACCCGATGAGGGGGAGACGCAAAACCCATTCGTGATTATGCCGGTCGAGCTTGTCGCGTCCGATGACCCAGCCGGTCCGGAGCCGCCGTTGTCGATCAGTGAGGTTCTGATGACCAAACTGGATGAGGTGGCACGGTCGCTTCAGGAGGCAGCCGGCGTGGAGCAGGAGCAGCAGGCATTCGTGGCTCATGTCACGGCCGTTACCGGAATGACATTATCGGTGGGATTTGTGGCCTGGGCGATACGCAGCGGTTCCTTGCTCGCCAGTTGCTTGACCACCATTCCTGCGTGGCGGACATTCGACCCATTGCCTGTGGTGAGTCTGAGCCGGCGCGAGCGGGCTCGTTGGTGGGAACATACGGATGCCTCGATGCAGGCTGAGGATGTTGAGTTCGAAGGGCTCCAGGATTTATTCGACGCACCTCCGTCTCCCGCGTCCCCATCTGATCCATCCAAAGAATCTGGCTCATCCGGAACAGGAGGCGTATGA